One Aegilops tauschii subsp. strangulata cultivar AL8/78 chromosome 7, Aet v6.0, whole genome shotgun sequence genomic window carries:
- the LOC109731987 gene encoding uncharacterized protein produces MCYGVYFTAKKLKQYFQEHVTHLGEIIGCRDASGRVAKWALELAGHTILYEPRTTIKSQALADFLVDWTETQYLSPPPDSTHWRMHSDGSKMRLGLGADIVLSSPMGKRLRYAQQIHFAASNNVAEYEALVHGLRLDKELGIRHILCYGDSDLVVQQSFGEWDAHDSNMASYRFLVQKLSGFFAGCEFLHVPRAENEAAGRLAKIASSRQSISSGVSLEHLHKPSIKPSPDSESIHVPHDPAAPRPGPGTAPTDPDAPEPGPGTAPTDPAAPQPCPGTAPTNPATPQPGPGAAEPGSRAATPEPVVMAVLAGVAAPSWALPISEFLENGVLPMDETEARQVQHRASVYSIINNELVKCSSTGVLQRCVEQHQGECGHHAASRKRNHQPASALRTIPIVWPFAVWGLDIVGPFKTARGGMTHLLVAVDKFTKWIEARPIKKLEGPTAVRFITDIAVRYGMPNSIITDNGTNFAKVALAQYCSVSGIRLDLASVAHPQSNGQASPSPDRAAPGSAEVPISSSPASASR; encoded by the exons aTGTGTTATggcgtgtacttcaccgccaagaaacTCAAGCAGTACTTCCAAGAGCATGTCACCCATCTCGGCGAGATCATCGGGTGCCGGGATGCCTCCGGCCGGGTCGCCAAGTGGGCACTCGagctagccggccacaccatcctctacgagccccgcaccACGATTAAGTCTCAGgccctggccgacttcctcgtcgactggaccgagacccagtacctgtcGCCGCCGCCGGACTCGACGCACTGGCGCATGCACTCCGACGGCTCGAAGATGCGACTCGGCCTGGGGGCCGACATCGTACTGTCCTCCCCCATGGGCAAACGGCTCAGATACGCGCAGCAGAttcacttcgccgcctccaacaacgtcgccgaatATGAAGCCCTTGTGCATGGCCTCCGGCTTGacaaggaactcggcatccggcatatcctgtgctacggcgactcggacctAGTGGTGCAGCAGAGCTTCGGCGAGTGGGACGCTCACGACTccaacatggcgagctaccgcttccttgTCCAGAAGCTGTCCGGATTCTTCGCgggctgcgagttcctccatgtccCGCGCGCAGAAAACGAAGCGGCCGGCAGGCTCGCCAAGATCGCCTCATCCCGGCAGTCCATTTCATCCGGCGTCTCCCTCGAGCATCTGCATAAACCGTCCATCAAGCCATCTCCGGACTCCGAGTCCATCCATGTCCCGCACGACCCGGCCGCGCCTcgacccggcccggggactgctccGACCGACCCGGACGCGCctgaacccggcccggggactgctccaACCGACCCAGCCGCGCCTCAACCCTGCCCGGGGACTGCTCCAACCAACCCAGCCACACCTCAACCCGGCCCTGGGGCCGCTGAACCTGGCTCCAGGGCTGCCACCCCGGAACCCGTCGTGATGGCCGTCCTCGCCGGGGTCGCGGCACCATCCTGGGCCCTGCCCATCTCAGAGTTCCTGGAAAACGGGGTCCTTCCCATGGACGAGACCGAAGCCCGACAAGTGCAGCACCGGGCGTCCGTctacagcatcatcaacaacgagctcgtcaaATGCAGCTCCACCGGCGTATTACAACGCTGCGTCGAGCAACACCAGGGCGagtgtgggcaccacgccgcctcgcg CAAGCGCAATCACCAACCGGCGTCGGCACTCCGGACCATCCCGATCGtctggcccttcgcggtctggggactcgacattGTAGGGCCTTTCAAGACCGCTCGAGGCGGCATGACGCATCTTCTGGTGgcagtggacaagttcaccaagtggatcgaggcaAGGCCAATCAAGAAGCTGGAAGGCCCGACGGCCGTCCGATTTATCACGGACATCGCGGTGCGCTACGGCATGCCAAACAGCATCATCACAGACAATggcaccaacttcgccaaggTCGCGCTCGCGCAGTACTGCTCCGTctccggcatccgcctcgacctGGCTTCCGTTGCACACCCGCAGtccaacggccag GCGTCCCCATCGCCGGATCGCGCAGCTCCCGGGTCCGCTGAGGTGCCGATATCTTCCTCCCCGGCGTCCGCGTCGCGGTAG